A segment of the Bartonella henselae str. Houston-1 genome:
GCAGCTTCATAACGATCAACAGTGATGCGAACCAATTGCGAACCGGCCTGCCAAAGAGCTGCAACTTGTGCAACTGTTGCATCAACATCAGCAGTATCCGTATTAGTCATTGATTGAACAACAATTGGACTCCTCCCCCCAACCAGCACATCACCAACCGTAACAGCAACAGATTGGCGACGTTCAAGAGGTTTAGATAAAGAATACACTGTGTTCATCAAGCCCTCAAATTTTCAAAACCTGCGTTATCGATCATCATTTACGGCAACGCTTACCAGAGCACAATTAAAAGAGTACAACTTGAAAAAAGGAATGAAAGGAACATTCTCTCATTGCACAAAAGCTCTTGGTTTCTTCGCTTCACTGAAAAGCAAGTAAGCGCACACAATGCAACCTTTCAATTTTTAAGCCGTTATAGCAAAATCCCAAACACAATTCCAACTGTATGAAACACTATAACACATGAAGGAGGAAACCCATGTGCCTATTTTCGACCCACACCAAAAATGCTAAAATTAAAAAACGCATCGCACAATTAAAAAACGAACTCGTTCCCATGAGTCGTTTGAGTTCTCATAGTAACAGCTTTGAGAACATCTCTGACATATTTGACACATGGAAACAAAAGGGTCAACACGCACTTTATCATTTCAATGAGCATGTTACAGAATTGAAAAAAAAAGTAAAAGAAAACCCTAAAACAACCCTTGCGTTAGCCGCAGGATTAGCTTTAGCTGGCTTCTTGCTGGTACGTAAAAATTAAGACTATACCCCCACTGAATCTTTTCCTACCAGCACATTTTTCAATGCCCGCTTTAAAACGGGCATTTTTCTATATTTCCATGAAATATCATACTCATTTCAACTTAGAAAAAAGTATTTTAAGATATGCACTAGAACAAACCAAACGAAATCTTCCAAAGTAAACGCCCATTTACTATAAACAAAAGGGATAAAAATCAAACTCAAAAAGCCCAAAACATTAGCCTCCAGAACCACATTGTGAAGTGTCGACATAGGGAACAACAGACATACCAAGAATAAGCTTCTACGTCCCTTCCTGTCCAGGATTTAAAGAAATACGTTGCACAATTTCGATAAAATAACCCTCTGCACTAGAACAAACCAAAAGAAATCCTCCAAAATAAAAGCCCATTTTTTATAAATAAAAGGGGTAAAAATCAAACACAAAAAAGCAAATTTTATTCTCCAGAACCGCGTTGTGAAGTATCGACATAGGTAACAACAGACATCCCAGGAATAAGCTTTTCCACCCCTTCTTGTCCAGGATCTAAAGAAATACGCACTGAAATACGTTGCGCAATCTTGATGAAATTACCAATTGCAGTATCTGTTTTTAACAATGAAAATTCCGAACCTGTTGCAGGTGCGAAACGAACCACACGTCCTGTTAATTTCTGATTGTTCAATGCATCAACCGAAAAGACAACAGGTTGCCCAACACGCATCTGAGAAAGTTGCGTTTCTTTATAATTGGCAATAATCCAAATATCATCAGAAATGAGTGACACCAATTGCGTACCAGGCAAAACATATTGTCCTACCCGTGCACCAACCAATCCAACATGTCCGGTTTTAGGAGATAAAATCTTCGTGTGCTTCAAATTCAGCTTCGCTAATTCAACGCCAACCTTTGCTCCAGCAACCTCTGACTGCAAACTTTGTCGTTCAAGATCCAATTGTTTTTGCAACTGGCGTTTTGTTTCAAGTGCTGCCAATAATTGCGAAAGAGGACGAGAAACAGAACTTGCCCCATCCCCAAAACCTAACTTCTTGTTTTCAGGAATAACATTGGAGAATGCTCGTGAACGGGTCAATTCGGCTTCTGCTGTATTAATTTCTCCTTGCAAAAGCTGCGCCTGCAAAACAACACTTGCAAGTTTTGCATTTTTTGAATCCAAAACAGCCTGTGCCCGTGCAAGTTGTTGACGAAAGAGGGAATCATCGAGTTCAAAGAGCAGCATTCCCTGTTCAACTCTTTGATAATCTTGCACATAAATCCGTGCAATTACACCAGAGATTTGTGAACTCACCAGCGTCATATTGCCTTTAACGGAAGCATTATCGGTTATTTGAATTGCACTGACAAAAGGAGGAAGCTTCCAAGCCCATAAAATCAGTAAACAACCTGTAATCCCTGAGAAGAATGCAATAATCGTCGCTCTTGATCGTAATGCTTTTATCATTTTTTGCACTCCTCTTGTATAAGATTGCTCTGCTTTTTAAAAGCATTCAAAAAGCATGCTTTTAAAAATATTTTGGCAAGAAAAATAGCAAATACAACCGTTGAAATATAAAAATACAGCCGAAAAACATCATCGTAAGCAAAAATATTTGCTGTTAATTTAAACTTCTCAATCAGCCTAGATACGCCTTGCTCGTGCCCCAAGTCATAAGAAGCTGTCCCCCAGAAAGAAGACGAAAATAAGGTATTCACCTCACCTGAAATAAGACGATCTGTTCCGACAATATTCTGTGTTAGGGACTCAAAGTTCTTATAGGCGAAAAAAAGCTGCAGACTGCCAAAAAAAGCCGATCCCATCAATCCGCCCGTCACTTGCGTAAGCAGAAAAACAGTAATAAAACTCAAAACGTAACGCGGTCCTCGTTCACCGGCTATCACAAACCCCCTAGAAAGAGCAGGAGGCAAAAAAAGTGCATAACTAAAACTCACCAACCCTTGACTCAACATCATATCTTGTGGACGCGTTAAATGGTTCACATGACTATCTAAATAAGCCCCAAGCGCCAAACAGCCCAAAGATAAAAGATAAAAATAATCCTCACGCCCCACCCGTAAAAAAAAGACACAAACCGCGCCCCCTAAAAGGGTACCAAATGTAACTGCAAGGTACATGGGCATCATTTCACGATTTAACAAACCAAAAAGATTAAAAAAACTTGCTGCTAAAGTTGATCGTTCTAATAAGAAAACGTGAAAAACCAATAAAATGAGCACAGATTGTACGATTTCTTTACTGAAAATCCAGCGTAAATCAATCAATGGTTTTTCTCGATTAAGTTCAATAATCGTCGCAACAACTAAAGACAAAAAAGCCAGTGCAAGCCCCCACCCAATCCAGGGTGCTTCATACCACCAATACAAAGTTCCAACAGACATAATC
Coding sequences within it:
- a CDS encoding HlyD family secretion protein, with translation MIKALRSRATIIAFFSGITGCLLILWAWKLPPFVSAIQITDNASVKGNMTLVSSQISGVIARIYVQDYQRVEQGMLLFELDDSLFRQQLARAQAVLDSKNAKLASVVLQAQLLQGEINTAEAELTRSRAFSNVIPENKKLGFGDGASSVSRPLSQLLAALETKRQLQKQLDLERQSLQSEVAGAKVGVELAKLNLKHTKILSPKTGHVGLVGARVGQYVLPGTQLVSLISDDIWIIANYKETQLSQMRVGQPVVFSVDALNNQKLTGRVVRFAPATGSEFSLLKTDTAIGNFIKIAQRISVRISLDPGQEGVEKLIPGMSVVTYVDTSQRGSGE
- a CDS encoding MFS transporter, with translation MSGRRSAVVSAKKRGGKPFPHPGVVFAGPLPKCFVYIFASFILQWAYGLGANIVQSNIIYLTGDFHATLTETTWLVAAYMAPNVSVAIMLIKIRYQFGLRAFAELSILSFVLVCILQLFVTDLRSALIIRFFAGVAAAPLASLALLYMMEAFAPAKKFTVALSLNYMNAALAAPLSRLISPDLLENGGFLSLSALEMGLVLISLGCIYTLPLTPVVRSRVIQKLDWVSYSLIAFGLGLNAVIMSVGTLYWWYEAPWIGWGLALAFLSLVVATIIELNREKPLIDLRWIFSKEIVQSVLILLVFHVFLLERSTLAASFFNLFGLLNREMMPMYLAVTFGTLLGGAVCVFFLRVGREDYFYLLSLGCLALGAYLDSHVNHLTRPQDMMLSQGLVSFSYALFLPPALSRGFVIAGERGPRYVLSFITVFLLTQVTGGLMGSAFFGSLQLFFAYKNFESLTQNIVGTDRLISGEVNTLFSSSFWGTASYDLGHEQGVSRLIEKFKLTANIFAYDDVFRLYFYISTVVFAIFLAKIFLKACFLNAFKKQSNLIQEECKK